The following proteins are co-located in the Trichormus variabilis 0441 genome:
- a CDS encoding acetolactate synthase large subunit produces MNTAELLVQCLENEGVQYVFGLPGEENLHVLEALKHSSIQFITTRHEQGAAFMADVYGRLTGKAGVCLSTLGPGATNLMTGVADANLDGAPLVAITGQVGTDRMHIESHQYLDLVAMFAPVTKWNKQIVRPSITPEVVRKAFKRSQSEKPGAVHIDLPENIAAMPVEGKPLQKDNIEKTYASFASIRAAAAAISQAVNPLILVGNGAIRAKASDAVTQFATQMNIPVANTFMGKGVIPYTHPLALWSVGLQQRDFITCGFDNTDLVIAIGYDLIEFSPKKWNPEGKIPIVHIGADSAEIDSSYIPNVSVIGDISDSLVEILKVADRQGKPNPYAISLRGNIREDYEQYANDDGYPIKPQKLIYDLRQVMGPDDIVISDVGAHKMWIARHYHCHSPNTCIISNGFAAMGIAIPGALAAKLVYPNRKVVAATGDGGFMMNCQELETALRVGTPFVTLIFNDGGYGLIEWKQENQFGKGQSSFVHFGNPDFVKLAESMGLKGYRVESALDLIPVLKEALAQDVPAVIDCPVDYRENRRFTQKAGELSCSV; encoded by the coding sequence ATGAATACAGCAGAACTGTTAGTACAGTGTTTAGAAAATGAAGGAGTGCAATATGTTTTTGGACTTCCTGGTGAAGAAAATTTACACGTTTTAGAAGCACTTAAACATTCCTCGATTCAATTTATTACAACCCGTCATGAACAAGGTGCAGCTTTCATGGCAGATGTTTATGGACGTTTGACAGGAAAAGCCGGCGTATGTCTTTCTACCTTAGGGCCGGGGGCAACAAATCTCATGACTGGGGTGGCTGATGCCAACCTAGATGGTGCGCCTTTGGTGGCGATTACTGGACAAGTGGGAACCGATAGAATGCACATCGAATCCCATCAATATTTAGATTTGGTAGCGATGTTTGCCCCTGTAACTAAGTGGAATAAACAGATTGTCCGACCGAGTATTACACCCGAAGTTGTGCGTAAAGCCTTCAAGCGATCGCAAAGCGAAAAACCAGGCGCAGTTCACATAGATTTACCAGAAAATATTGCCGCTATGCCCGTAGAGGGCAAACCTTTGCAGAAAGACAATATCGAAAAAACATACGCATCTTTCGCCAGTATTCGTGCCGCCGCCGCCGCTATTTCTCAAGCCGTTAATCCTTTAATATTAGTAGGAAATGGTGCAATTAGGGCTAAAGCTAGTGATGCTGTCACCCAATTTGCTACCCAAATGAATATCCCTGTTGCTAATACTTTCATGGGTAAAGGTGTAATTCCTTACACTCATCCCTTAGCCCTATGGTCGGTAGGATTGCAACAAAGAGATTTCATTACTTGCGGCTTTGATAATACAGATTTAGTAATTGCTATTGGTTACGATTTGATCGAATTTTCACCCAAAAAATGGAACCCAGAAGGCAAAATTCCTATTGTCCATATTGGTGCAGATTCGGCGGAAATTGACAGCAGTTATATTCCCAATGTATCCGTTATTGGTGATATTTCTGATTCTCTGGTGGAAATATTAAAAGTAGCAGATAGACAAGGTAAACCTAATCCTTATGCTATCAGCTTAAGAGGCAATATTCGGGAAGATTACGAACAATATGCCAATGATGATGGTTATCCGATTAAGCCACAAAAGTTGATCTATGACTTACGGCAAGTAATGGGGCCTGATGATATCGTAATTTCTGATGTTGGCGCTCATAAAATGTGGATAGCCCGTCATTATCATTGCCATAGCCCTAATACCTGTATTATTTCTAATGGCTTTGCCGCAATGGGTATTGCTATTCCTGGCGCTTTGGCTGCAAAACTCGTTTATCCTAACCGTAAAGTTGTCGCCGCTACTGGTGACGGTGGTTTTATGATGAATTGCCAGGAATTAGAAACAGCTTTACGAGTTGGTACACCATTTGTCACTCTAATTTTCAATGATGGCGGCTACGGTTTAATTGAATGGAAACAAGAAAATCAATTTGGTAAAGGACAATCATCTTTTGTGCATTTCGGTAATCCAGATTTTGTCAAATTAGCCGAAAGTATGGGCTTAAAAGGTTACAGAGTTGAATCAGCTTTAGATTTAATTCCCGTACTCAAAGAAGCCCTAGCACAAGATGTACCAGCCGTGATTGATTGCCCTGTAGATTACCGAGAAAATCGCCGCTTTACACAAAAAGCTGGTGAGTTAAGTTGTTCTGTTTAG
- a CDS encoding NAD-dependent succinate-semialdehyde dehydrogenase produces MAIATINPATGETLKTFEPLNDAEIAAKLDLADQAFEKYRHTSFAERSQALQAAANILEQEKADFAKLMTLEMGKPYKAAIAEVEKCAAVCRYYAENAADFLADVSVKTDASHSFVRYQPLGIILAVMPWNFPFWQVFRFAAPALMAGNVGLLKHASNVPQCALAIEDIIHRAGFPGGVFQTLLIGAAKVADLMADERVKAATLTGSEPAGASLAAAAGKQIKKTVLELGGSDPFIVLESADVEAAAATATSARMLNNGQSCIAAKRFIVAEAIADQFEKLLLEKFTALKIGDPLHPDTDLGPLATPDILQDLDQQVQTAVKSGGKVLTGGYPLADRPGNFYPATIIIDIPVDQPIAQEEFFGPVALLFRVPDIDTAIQLANATPFGLGASAWTNNDQERDRLISEIEAGAVFINGLVKSDPRLPFGGIKRSGYGRELSIQGIHEFVNVKTVWVK; encoded by the coding sequence ATGGCGATCGCCACCATCAATCCCGCCACTGGGGAAACGCTCAAAACCTTTGAGCCACTCAACGATGCAGAAATTGCCGCTAAATTAGATTTGGCAGACCAGGCTTTTGAAAAGTACCGACATACGAGTTTTGCAGAGCGATCGCAAGCTTTGCAAGCAGCCGCCAATATACTGGAGCAAGAAAAAGCTGACTTTGCTAAGTTAATGACCTTGGAAATGGGCAAGCCTTACAAAGCAGCCATTGCCGAAGTCGAAAAATGTGCTGCTGTTTGCCGCTACTATGCGGAAAATGCCGCCGATTTTCTGGCTGATGTCAGTGTCAAAACTGATGCCAGTCATAGCTTTGTCCGCTACCAACCCTTGGGGATAATTTTGGCAGTCATGCCGTGGAATTTCCCCTTCTGGCAAGTGTTCCGCTTTGCTGCACCTGCACTCATGGCAGGTAATGTCGGCTTACTCAAACACGCATCGAATGTACCACAGTGCGCTTTAGCCATCGAAGATATTATCCATCGGGCAGGTTTTCCTGGAGGTGTATTTCAAACTCTGTTAATCGGTGCGGCGAAAGTTGCCGATTTAATGGCTGATGAGCGAGTAAAAGCTGCTACCTTAACCGGAAGCGAACCAGCCGGCGCATCTCTAGCGGCGGCGGCGGGAAAACAAATTAAAAAAACAGTCTTGGAATTGGGGGGAAGTGACCCATTTATTGTGTTAGAAAGTGCTGATGTAGAAGCAGCCGCCGCTACAGCTACATCAGCACGGATGTTAAATAACGGACAATCTTGTATTGCCGCGAAACGCTTCATTGTGGCAGAAGCGATCGCCGATCAATTTGAAAAGTTGCTGTTAGAAAAATTCACAGCGCTAAAAATTGGCGACCCTTTACATCCAGATACAGACTTAGGGCCACTAGCAACCCCCGATATTCTCCAAGATTTAGACCAACAAGTACAAACTGCCGTCAAAAGTGGCGGTAAAGTCTTGACCGGTGGCTATCCTTTAGCCGATCGTCCTGGCAACTTTTACCCGGCCACAATTATCATAGATATCCCAGTTGATCAGCCCATTGCCCAAGAAGAATTTTTTGGCCCAGTGGCGTTGTTATTTCGTGTCCCAGATATCGATACGGCAATTCAACTGGCCAATGCTACACCCTTTGGTTTAGGTGCAAGTGCTTGGACAAATAACGACCAAGAACGCGATCGCCTGATTTCCGAAATTGAAGCAGGCGCAGTATTTATTAATGGTTTAGTAAAATCCGACCCCAGACTACCATTTGGGGGCATAAAACGTTCTGGGTATGGCCGAGAATTAAGCATTCAAGGCATACACGAGTTCGTTAATGTTAAAACCGTTTGGGTGAAATAA